Proteins encoded together in one Hevea brasiliensis isolate MT/VB/25A 57/8 chromosome 16, ASM3005281v1, whole genome shotgun sequence window:
- the LOC110668509 gene encoding uncharacterized protein LOC110668509 has translation MMVYPVCSFHLQNCLEGFTQLTFWRLSVTYPSSKHVPNTVFLPTLGYVVEYANFQANMVRSNYQTSVTKRVCPSYASFNSLSRVHHRGALQISVNAEEASSFGKHCRLKLSQDSAETETLNEELLLDNYCDCSKNPSDNNERKKCRKRKHGNKGKVPWNKGRKHTAETRALIKRRTIEALRDPQVRKKMSEHPRAHSDEIKEKIGFSLRRLWGKRLKWKKLREKFFLSWTKSIAEEARKGGIDQKELDWDSYDKIKEEITLQQLQCAEDKEKARELAKITAERAAQAKAEKLARLAQKRKEREEKKKERETKKKASRKSKKKANKLSVVQELTLQQRLTKIRKKKPIKVITQGEASISHSPAWKKLDVALVKREKVQREVSLADQIQAAKNKRTEPMAREALAESSTDHFFP, from the exons GCGATTGTCTGTTACATATCCATCCAGCAAGCATGTTCCAAACACTGTTTTCTTGCCAACTCTGGGTTATGTGGTGGAATACGCAAATTTCCAAGCAAATATGGTACGGTCAAATTATCAAACATCTGTTACAAAAAGAGTATGTCCCTCTTATGCTTCTTTCAATTCCTTATCAAGAGTTCACCATCGTGGAGCATTGCAAATCAGTGTTAATGCTGAGGAAGCATCAAGTTTTGGCAAGCATTGCCGGTTAAAACTTAGTCAGGATTCTGCTGAGACTGAAACTTTGAATGAGGAGCTTCTGCTGGACAATTACTGTGACTGTTCCAAAAATCCCAGTGACAATAATGAAAGGAAAAAATGCAGAAAGAGAAAACATGGTAATAAGGGGAAGGTACCGTGGAACAAAGGCAGAAAACATACTGCAG AGACTCGTGCACTTATCAAGCGGAGAACAATAGAGGCCTTGAGAGATCCCCAG GTTAGAAAGAAGATGTCAGAACATCCTCGTGCCCATAG TGATGAGATCAAGGAAAAAATAGGTTTTTCACTTAGACGGCTTTGGGGCAAGCGTTTGAAATGGAAGAAACTAAGAGAGAAGTTCTTCCTGTCATGGACTAAAAGCATAGCAGAAGAAGCTCGGAAAGGAGGCATTGACCAAAAGGAGCTAGATTGGGATAGCTATGACAAGATAAAAGAAGAAATAACTCTACAACAGCTTCAGTGTGCCGAGGACAAGGAAAAGGCAAGGGAGCTAGCAAAGATAACAGCTGAGAGAGCAGCACAGGCAAAAGCAGAAAAGTTAGCAAGGCTTGCTCAGAAGAGAAAAGAgcgagaagagaaaaaaaaagaaagagaaacaaAGAAAAAGGCTTCCAGAAAATCAAAGAAGAAAGCAAATAAGCTGTCAGTTGTCCAGGAGTTGACACTTCAACAGAGATTAACAAAG ATTCGCAAAAAGAAACCCATAAAGGTGATTACTCAAGGAGAGGCATCGATTTCCCATAGTCCAGCTTGGAAGAAATTGGATGTGGCACTTGTGAAGAGAGAAAAAGTTCAAAGAGAAGTTTCACTCGCAGATCAGATCCAAGCTGCCAAAAACAAAAGAACTGAACCCATGGCAAGGGAAGCATTGGCAGAATCATCTACTGATCATTTTTTCCCATGA